In Oscillospiraceae bacterium, the genomic window CGGCATCCACCACAAGGGTGCTGCCGGAGGCCAGGGTGCCGTCGATGAGCTTTTCGGCGGCGGGGTCCTCCACGGCCTTGCGGATGACACGGCGCAGGTCGCGGGCACCAAACTTGCCGCCCTCGCTCTTCTTCACCAGTGCCTTGAGGGCCGCCGGAGTATAGCGGTAGGCGATGCCCTTGGCGTCCATGCCGGGCTTGTACTCGTCCAGCATCAGGGCTGCAATGCCCTGCAGGGTCTCCTCGCTCAGGGGCTTGAAGGTGATCACCTCGTCCACACGGCCCAGGAACTCCGGCCGCAGGAACTGTGCCAGCGCCTTGCGGGTCTTTTCGGCACTGCGCTGCTCTTCGCTCTTGTTGAAGCCCAGGCTGCTGGTGCTCTGGTCGCTGCTGCCCGCGTTGGAGGTCATGCAGATGACCGTGTTGGAAAAGTCCACCGTGCGGCCCTGGGCGTCGTTGATCTTGCCTTCGTCCAAGATCTGCAGCAGGATGTTCATCACGTCCGGGTGGGCCTTTTCGATCTCGTCAAACAACACCACGCTGTAGGGGCGGCGGCGCACCTTCTCGGTGAGCTGACCGGCCTCCTCATAGCCCACATAGCCCGGAGGCGAACCGATCATACGGGACACCGCGTATTTTTCCATATACTCGCTCATGTCCAGACGGATCAGCGGATCCGGGCCGTCGAACAGCTGGTTTGCCAGCTGCTTGACCAGCTCGGTCTTGCCCACGCCGGTGGGGCCCACAAAGATGAAGCTGGCCGGACGGCGGCGGCCGGACAGGTCGGCGCGGCTGCGCTTGATGGCCTGCGCCACCAGATGCACAGCCTCGTCCTGCCCGACGATCTTCTTTTTCAGCTCATTTTCCAACCCGGCCAGCTTGGCGAACTCACTCTCGCGGATCTTCACCGCCGGGATACCGGTCCACAGCTCGATGACCTTGGCCACGTCATCCATGGTCACCTGGATCTCACTGGCGGCTGCCTGCTTGGCGGGCAGCTCGGCTTCCAGCTTGGCGATGCGGGTCTTGCGCTCCGCCACCCGCTCATAGTCGATGGGCTCGTTGACGTCCGCCGTCTCCATATCCGATTCTTCCTGCTTCAGGGCGTCCAGCTCCTTCTGCATGCCCAGATACTCAGAGATGACCGGGTGGGCCAGATTGCAGCAGGCGCAGGCTTCGTCCAGCAGGTCGATGGCCTTGTCGGGCAGATAGCGGTCAGTGATGTAGCGTTCGCTCAGGGTGACGGTGGCGCTCAGCACGTCGGCGGGCACCTGCACATGGTGATGCTGCTCGTAGTAGTGCTTGATGCCGTTCATCACGGCCAGCGTGTCGGCCA contains:
- a CDS encoding ATP-dependent Clp protease ATP-binding subunit, whose amino-acid sequence is MVCIRCQKRPAIIFIQRMVDGQMKQEGYCLHCARELHIKPVDDLMKQFGMSDQDLDNMENRMESMMEELGDSNPLSMMMNMTQGGEDAPDEDEDLIPGSNATFPLGFTSSEKQDGDKKGSDRKNGKKPPKRKFLDTYCENLTRKAREGKLDDIIGRDREIYRTIQILSRRQKNNPCLIGEAGVGKTAIAEGIAERIAKGDVPIGLQDKEIYLLDLTSLVAGTQFRGQFEQRVKGLLGEVKAAGNVILFIDEIHTITSAGESEGAMNAGNILKPALSRGEIQVIGATTFTEYRKYIEKDQALERRFQPVRVEEPSVADTLAVMNGIKHYYEQHHHVQVPADVLSATVTLSERYITDRYLPDKAIDLLDEACACCNLAHPVISEYLGMQKELDALKQEESDMETADVNEPIDYERVAERKTRIAKLEAELPAKQAAASEIQVTMDDVAKVIELWTGIPAVKIRESEFAKLAGLENELKKKIVGQDEAVHLVAQAIKRSRADLSGRRRPASFIFVGPTGVGKTELVKQLANQLFDGPDPLIRLDMSEYMEKYAVSRMIGSPPGYVGYEEAGQLTEKVRRRPYSVVLFDEIEKAHPDVMNILLQILDEGKINDAQGRTVDFSNTVICMTSNAGSSDQSTSSLGFNKSEEQRSAEKTRKALAQFLRPEFLGRVDEVITFKPLSEETLQGIAALMLDEYKPGMDAKGIAYRYTPAALKALVKKSEGGKFGARDLRRVIRKAVEDPAAEKLIDGTLASGSTLVVDADENGEIILN